The Streptomyces laurentii region ACGGACGGTGCCGGCGGCGGAACGGGGGGCGGGGGCGGGGTCGGGGTCATCGTCGCTCCGGGAGCGGGTCGGTGAAGTGCCAGCCTTCGGCGAGCAGCGCGTCCACGGCGGCGACGGCGGTCGCCAGGCGTTCCTCGTGCGGGCCGGTGAGGACGACGGTGCGGCGGCCGGTGTGGGCGAGCTGGGCACGGAAGCGGGCGGTCATCCAGGGCCGCAGGTGTGCCCCGTCGCGCAGGCCGTCGTCCTCGAAGGCGACGCCGTGGTGGTCGGTGAGGAGCCACAGGTGCCCGGTGCCGCGGGCGGCGACCTCGCCGGTGGCGGCGCTGGCGGTGCCCAGGTAGCGCTCGTGCCAGATGGTGGTGGCGAAGGCGTCGGTGTCGCAGAAGAGCACGGGCGAGCCGGCGCGGGCGGCCGCCTCCTCCAGCTCGGCCTGGCGCAGCGCGATGACGGGGAAGTCGGTGGTGTGGAAGGTGACGTCGGACCAGGTGGCGTCGGGGCGCTCGGCGCGCAGTTCGGCGAGTCTGAGCGCACTGTACTCGCGGCCGTACTCGGGGACCCAGCGGGTGTCGGCCCACACGCCGCCGCGCCGCCGGTAGTGGTCGGCGAGGGCGCGGGCCATGGTGGTGGTGCCGGTGGACTCGGCGCCGAGGACGACGACGCGGCGGGTGAGCGCGGCCCGTACGGGGGCCTCCAAGTGGCCCCAGTGGGCGACGGGGTCGGCGCGGACGGCCGTACCGGAGACGGGGTGCCGGGTCCGGCCGGGGTCGACGCAGACGGACGCGGCGCCGAAGCGGCGGCCCAGCTCCTCGCCGTACGCCTCGGAGGTGAAGACGGCGTCGACGGGTTCGGGCACGGCGGCGCGGAAGACCCGCATGTGGGCGTCCCACACGTCGGGGTCGTGGACGTCCATGGGGATGTCGTCGACCGTGCCGACGACGAGCGCGTCGGGGTGCGCCTCGCGCATCCAGGCGACGCGGTCGGCGAGCGGTACGGACTCGACGGAGGCGGCGCAGACCAGCACGGTGAGCCGGTCGCACCGGGCGCGGGCGGTGCGGACGAGATGGTGGTGGCCGGCGTGCGGCGGATAGAACTTGCCGAGGACGAGGCCGTGACCGTAGCGGGGCGTGGTCATGCGCGGGCCTCCGACGTCCGGGGCACGCCGTCGGCATCAGCGGCAGCGGCGGTGGCCAGGTCGCGGCGCCAGCCGAGCAGGCCGACGACGCAGAGCGTCATGAAGCCGACGTACAGCAGCGAGGTGAGGTAGAGCTCCTTGTACGCGTAGAGGGGCACATACACCACGTCGGCGGCGATCCACAGCCACCAGGACTCCAGGCGCTTGCGGCACTGGCCGTAGGTGGCGGTCAGGGAGAGGGCGGTGGTCAGGGCGTCCCAGAAGGGGACGGTCGAGTCCGTGGCCCGGTCGAGGAGCAGGGTGAGCGCGAGTGTCGCCACCGCCCCCGCCGCGAGCAGCCAGATCCACTCGGTGCGGCTGGTGCGCCGTACCGGCAGTGTGTCGGAGCCTGGTCCACCCCCGTGGGTCCAGGTCCACCAGCCGTACGCGGCGAGGGCGATGAAGACGAACTGGAGACCGGCGTCCGCGTACAGCCCGCTCTGGGTGAACAGCAGGATGAAGAACAGGTTGTTGGCGATGCCGATCGGCCAGTTGGCGAGGTGCTGGCGGGCGACGAGCCACACACAGAGGGCACCGCTCCCGAAGCCGAGCACCTCGGTCCAGCTGACCGGGGTGTCGAGCAGGGTGAAGAGCGGCTGCTGGAGCGGCTCCAGGATGTGCGCGAGGCTCATGCCCGCCTCCTTAAGAGTCAGCCTGACTATAAATACGGGCGCGGTGGCATCGCAAGGCCGATTGCGCCGGCCCCACGTGGCACACCGGATGGCATCACGTGGCACCACATGGCACCACCATGTGCCACTCCACCCCTCCAGGGGGACCTGAGACTCACCCGACACCACCGCGACGCCATCACCTCCACTTCTATTTCCGCAGGTCAGAGCGTATACATCAGCAATGGCACCCCCTATGACGCCACTCAGGCTTGCGAATGGCGCCATCCTGGTGCCATGATGACGTCATGGACCTCACCCCGTACGTCGACAATCTCCGCCGCGAACTCGCGGTGGCCGCCGAAGCCGGCGGCGAAGAAGCCCGTGACCTGGCCGAGCGGCTCACCGCCCCCTTGGAGTCGGCGACCCGCCTGACCATGCTCAACGTGCTCTCCGCCGCGATGAGCGAGATCACCCGTGAACTCGCCCCCGGCTCGGTCGACGTACGGCTGCGCGGACTCGACCCCGACTTCGTGGTGACGCTGCCGCCCGCCGGCACCGGCCCCGCGGACCCCACCGTCGCCGTCGCCGCCCCCGCCGAACCGCTCCGGCCCCAGTCGCCCGCCGAGGGCGACGAGGGCGCAGTCGCCCGCGTCAACCTCCGGCTCCCCGCGCACCTCAAGGCCCGCGCCGAGGAGGCCGCGGGCCGCGAGGGCCTGTCGGTCAACGCCTGGCTCGTCCGGGCCGTGTCGGCCGCCGTCGACGGCGGAGCCGGCCGGCCGGCGGGCACGGCGGAGAAGAGCCGCAACGTCGGCAACAGCTTCACTGGCTGGGTGCGCTAGCGCCCCGGAGCGGCCGCCCCGAACCACCGCCCCCTCAGCTCACGCGCCACCCGCACCACTTCACCCACACCACGTCCCACCAGCGGGGACGCCCTGAAGACCCAAGAGGACGGGACAGCCATGCCTACGTTCGAGACCCCCCAAGCGATCTCCGTCACCTCCCGCGTGGACGCCGGCTCCATCCAGTTCACGGCGAGCGAGCGCACCGACACCGTCGTCACGGTGCGCCCCCGCTCCCCCAAGAAGGACGCGGACGTACGGGCCGCCGGCCAGACCGAGGTCGCGTACACGAACGGCGTCCTGACCATCCGGACGCCCAAGCCCGGCCTGCTCGGCCGCTCCGGCGTCGTCGAGGTGACCGTCGACTTGCCGGCCGGCTCGCACGTCGACACGACCGGCGCCTGGACCCAAGTGCTGGGCGAGGGGCGGCTCGGCGAGGTCCGCGTGAAGACCTCGTCCGGCGATGTCCGCCTCGACGCGACCGGCCCGCTGACGCTGGCCGCCTCCCACGGCTCGATCACCGTCGGCCGGGTCGACGGCCCGGCCGACATCTCCACCAGCTCCGGCAGCCTGCGCGTCGGCACCCTCGGCGGCACCGCCGTCCTGAAGAACTCGCACGGCGCCACGGCCGTCGAGGCCGCGCTCGGCGAGCTGCGCGTCAGCGGCGCCAACGGCGACATCGACATCCGCCGCGCCGAGTCCTCGGTCACCGCCACCACCGCCCACGGCACCCTGCGGGTGGCCGAGGTGGCCCGCGGCACCGTCCAGCTGGAGACGGCGCACGGCGCCATCGAGATCGGCATCCGCGAGGGCACCGCCGCCTGGCTCGACGTCCACTCGGACAACGGCCAGGTGCGCAACACGCTCACCTCCGCCGAGAGCCCGGCGGAGGCCGAGGACACCGTCAAGGTCCACGCCCGCACCCGCTACGGCACCATCGACATCCGCCGCGCCCGGGCATGACCCCGCACCACCCCGTATCGGCGCCGGTTCCGGGCCCGCCCCCGGTCCCGGCGCACCCCCTCCCCGCCGTACCGCACCTCTGACGCCTCCCGCCCCACTCCTCGAAACCGGAGTACTCCATGCCTTCATCTGTCATGCCCACGCCTAGGAGCGCCGCCGACGGCCGGCCGTCCTCCACCGCCATTTCCGCCACCGGTCTGCGCAAGGCGTACGGGGACAAGACCGTCCTCGACGGCGTCGACCTGCACATCCCGGCCGGATCCGTCTTCGCGCTGCTCGGCCCCAACGGCGCCGGCAAGACCACCACCGTGAAGATCCTCTCCACGCTCGTCACCCCGGACGCCGGACAGGCCCGGGTCGCGGGTCACGACCTCGCCGCCGAGCCGCAGGCCGTACGCGCCGCGATCGGCGTCACCGGGCAGTTCTCCGCCGTCGACGGACTGATCACCGGCGAGGAGAACCTGCTCCTCATGGCCGACCTGCACCATCTGTCCCGGCACGAAGGCCGGCGGGTCGCCGCCGGACTCCTCGAACGCTTCGACCTCGTCCAGGCCGCGAAGAAGCCCGCGTCCACCTACTCGGGCGGCATGAAGCGCCGCCTCGACATCGCCATGACCCTCGTCGGCGATCCGCGGATCATCTTCCTCGACGAGCCGACCACCGGCCTCGACCCGCGCTCCCGGCACGCCATGTGGGGCATCATCCGCGAGCTGGTCTCCGGCGGCGTCACCATCTTCCTCACCACCCAGTACCTGGACGAGGCCGACGAACTCGCCGACCGCATCGCCGTCCTGAACGGCGGCCGGATCGTCGCCCAGGGCACCGCCGAGGAGCTCAAGCGGATCGTCCCCGGCGGCCACGTCCGGCTCCGCTTCTCCGCCCCGGACGTCTACCAGCGGGCCGCGGCCGACCTGCGCGGGGCCGCCCGCGACGACGAGGCGCTGACGCTGCGGATCCCCAGCGACGGCAGCCAGCGCGAACTGCGCTCCGTCCTGGACCGGCTGGACGCGGCCGGCGTCGAGGCGGACGAACTGACCGTCCACACCCCCGACCTGGACGACGTGTTCTTCGCCCTCACCGACGGCGACGCCACCCCGCACCCGGCCCCACAGACCCGGCAGACCCAGAACCAGGCCCGTACCCAGCAGGAGGACGCCCGATGAGTTCCCTCTCCCTCGCCGCCCGCGACACGTCCACCATGCTGCGCCGCAACCTCCTGCACGCCCGGCGCTACCCGTCCCTGACCCTCAACCTGCTGCTGACCCCGGTCGTCCTGCTGCTGCTCTTCGTCTACGTCTTCGGCGACGTGATGAGCGCGGGCATCGCGGACGGCGGACCGGACCGCTCGGTCTACATCGCGTACATCGTCCCGGGTCTGCTCCTGATGACCATCGGCAGCACCACGATCGGCACCGCGGTCTCGGTCTCCAACGACATGACCGAGGGCATCATCGCCCGTTTCCGCACGATGGCCATCCACCGCGGCTCGGTGATCACCGGGCATGTCATCGGCAGCGTCCTCCAGGCCGTCCTCAGCGTCGTCCTCGTCGGCGCCGTCGGCGTCGCCATCGGCTTCCGCTCGGTGGACGCCACGCCCCTGGAGTGGCTGGCGGCGTTCGGACTGCTCGTGCTGTTCGCTCTGGCCCTGACCTGGATCGCCGTCGGGATGGGCATGGTCAGCCCGAACGTCGAGGCCGCCAGCAACAACGCCATGCCGCTGATCTTCCTGCCGCTGATCTCCAGCGCCTTCGTGCCGATCGACGCGATGCCGGGCTGGTTCCAGCCGATCGCCGAGTACCAGCCGTTCACTCCGGCCATCGAGACCCTGCGCGGCCTGCTGCTCGGCACGGAGATCGGGAACAACGGGTGGATCGCCATCGCCTGGTGCGTGGGCCTCACGGTCCTCGGCTACCGCTGGTCGAAGGCGGTGTACAACCGCGACCCGAAGTGACGGACGGCCCGCGCACCGGGCCCGTACGAACGGAAAACGGCCCGTGGCCGCCCCTGAGGAGGGGCGGCCACGGGCCGTATGGCCGTACGGGCCGGGCAGGCGATGCCTACAGGCCGACTTCCTTCATCAGCATGCCGACCTCGGTGTTGCTGAGCCGGCGCAGCCAGCCCGACTTCTGGTCGCCCAGGGTGATCGGACCGAACGCGGTGCGGACCAGCTTGTCGACCGGGAAGCCCGCCTCGGCGAGCATCCGGCGCACGATGTGCTTGCGGCCCTCGTGGAGCACGACCTCGACCAGGTAGTTCTTGCCGGTCTGCTCGACGACCCGGAAGTGGTCGGCGCGCGCGTAGCCGTCCTCGAGCTGGATGCCGTCCTTGAGCCGCTTGCCGACCTCGCGGGGCAGCGGGCCGGTGATGGCGGCCAGGTAGGTCTTCTTCACGCCGTACTTCGGGTGGGTGAGACGGTGGGCCAGCTCGCCATGGTTGGTGAGCAGGATGATGCCCTCGGTCTCGGTGTCGAGCCGGCCGACGTGGAAGAGCCGGGTCTCGCGGTTGGTGACGTAGTCGCCGAGGCACTGGCGGCCGTCGGGGTCCTCCATGGTGGAGACGACGCCGGCCGGCTTGTTGAGGGCGAAGAACTGGTACGACTGGGTGGCGACGGTCAGACCGTCGACCCGGATCTCGTCCTTGTCCGCCACCCGCAGACCCTGCTCCAGCACGATCTCGCCGTTGACCTCGACGCGGGCCTGCTCGATCAGCTCCTCGCAGGCACGGCGCGAGCCGTAACCGGCACGGGCCAGCACCTTCTGCAGGCGCTCGCCCTCCTGCTCGGCGCCCGGGAAGGTCTTGGGCGTCTTGATCTGGGGCTTGTCCGCGTACCGCTCGCGGTTGCGCTCCTCCGACCGGGTGTCGTACTCGCGCGAACGCGCCGGGGCGGTCCAGCCGCCGCCGCGCTTCGGGGACTGCTTGGGGCCGCCCTTGGCACCACCGCGGGCCGCGTCGCCGCGGCCCCGGCGGTCGCCGCCGCCCGTGCCGCCGCCGCGCCGCTCGTCGGAGGGCATGGAGACGTCGTAACCGCGCTCCTCCGGGCGGGTCCGGCGCGGGCGGCCCGCGCTCTGGCCCTGGCCCTGGCCCTGGCCGCGCTCGTCGCGCTGGTTACCGGCTCCCCGGTAGTTGCCGCGGCCGCCGCTCTTGGCACCACGGCTCCCGCCGTTGTTTCCGCTGTTCCTGCCGCTGCTGCTTCGCATCAAACTTCCGTCGTCTTCTCGTCCGGCTGACCGACGCTGTCGTCCGCGTCGGGATCGAACGACGGTACGCCCTCCAGGGAGTCCGGCTCGACCGCCTCCGCCTCGGGGAGGAAGGGCGCGAGTTCCGGCAGCTCGTCCAGGCCGCGCAGGCCCATCCGCTCCAGGAAGTAGTTCGTCGTCCTGTACAGGATCGCACCTGTTTCGGGTTCCGCGCCCGCCTCGGCCACCAGACCGCGCTGGAGCAGGGTCCGCATGACCCCGTCGCAGTTCACTCCGCGGACGGCGGAGACCCTCGAACGGCTGACCGGCTGGCGGTACGCGACGACCGCCAGGGTCTCCAGGGCCGCCTGGGTCAGCCGCGCCTGCCGGCCGTCGAGCACGAAGGCCTCGACGGCGGCGGCGTACGCGGGGCGGGTGAAGAAACGCCAGCCCCCGGCGACCAGGCGCAGCTCGAAGCCGCGGCCGGCGGCCGTGTACTCGTCCGCCAGCTCGCGCAGGGCGTCGCCGACCTCGCGCGGGGTGCGGTCGAGGACCTGGGCCAGATGGGCCTCGGTGGCGGGCTCGTCGACGACCAGGAGGACGGCTTCGAGGGAGGGCTTGAGCGCGGGCCTCGGATCGCTCAGATTACTCAGATCGCTGATGGTGCGGCCTCCCGATCGTGGTCCCGGTCCTGGTGACGGCTCCGGTCCTGGTCCTGGTCCCGGTCCTGATCGAATTCGTCGGTCACGGCCGCCGAGAAGTCCAAGGGGTCCCCCTCGCCGCCGGTCCAGGAGACGGTCAGCTCGCCGAGCGCGGTCTCCTGGTCGAGCGCCACGGCCTTCTCGCGGTACAGCTCCAGGAGGGCGAGGAAACGGGCGACGACGGTCAGGGTGTCGCCGGTGCCCTCGGTCAGCTCCCGGAAGGTCAGGGTGCCGCGCTCGCGCAGCAGGACGGCGACGACGCCCGCCTGCTCGCGGACGCTCACCAGCGGCGCGTGGATGTGGTCCACGTACACCTGCGGCACGGGCTTCGGCCGCATGG contains the following coding sequences:
- a CDS encoding nadR family nicotinamide-nucleotide adenylyltransferase (HIGH motif;~KMSKS motif;~Nicotinamide-nucleotide adenylyltransferase, NadR f amily or Ribosylnicotinamide kinase [Streptomyces venezuelae ATCC10712];~Predicted ATPase/kinase involved in NAD metabolism [Coenzyme metabolism]; COG3172;~identified by MetaGeneAnnotator; putative;~nicotinamide-nucleotide adenylyltransferase, NadR type; TIGR01526;~nucleotide binding site [chemical binding];~nucleotidyl transferase superfamily; cl00015); the encoded protein is MTTPRYGHGLVLGKFYPPHAGHHHLVRTARARCDRLTVLVCAASVESVPLADRVAWMREAHPDALVVGTVDDIPMDVHDPDVWDAHMRVFRAAVPEPVDAVFTSEAYGEELGRRFGAASVCVDPGRTRHPVSGTAVRADPVAHWGHLEAPVRAALTRRVVVLGAESTGTTTMARALADHYRRRGGVWADTRWVPEYGREYSALRLAELRAERPDATWSDVTFHTTDFPVIALRQAELEEAAARAGSPVLFCDTDAFATTIWHERYLGTASAATGEVAARGTGHLWLLTDHHGVAFEDDGLRDGAHLRPWMTARFRAQLAHTGRRTVVLTGPHEERLATAVAAVDALLAEGWHFTDPLPERR
- a CDS encoding ribosyl nicotinamide transporter, pnuC (Nicotinamide mononucleotide transporter; pfam04973;~Ribosyl nicotinamide transporter, PnuC [Streptomyces venezuelae ATCC10712];~identified by MetaGeneAnnotator; putative), translated to MSLAHILEPLQQPLFTLLDTPVSWTEVLGFGSGALCVWLVARQHLANWPIGIANNLFFILLFTQSGLYADAGLQFVFIALAAYGWWTWTHGGGPGSDTLPVRRTSRTEWIWLLAAGAVATLALTLLLDRATDSTVPFWDALTTALSLTATYGQCRKRLESWWLWIAADVVYVPLYAYKELYLTSLLYVGFMTLCVVGLLGWRRDLATAAAADADGVPRTSEARA
- a CDS encoding hypothetical protein (HicB family; pfam05534;~Hypothetical protein XNR_2455 [Streptomyces albus J1074];~identified by MetaGeneAnnotator; putative); its protein translation is MDLTPYVDNLRRELAVAAEAGGEEARDLAERLTAPLESATRLTMLNVLSAAMSEITRELAPGSVDVRLRGLDPDFVVTLPPAGTGPADPTVAVAAPAEPLRPQSPAEGDEGAVARVNLRLPAHLKARAEEAAGREGLSVNAWLVRAVSAAVDGGAGRPAGTAEKSRNVGNSFTGWVR
- a CDS encoding hypothetical protein (DUF4098 domain containing protein [Streptomyces fulvissimus DSM40593];~Domain of unknown function (DUF4098); pfam13345;~UniProt-pubmed:20064060; UniProt-pubmed:21463507; UniProt-pubmed:20941392; UniProt-pubmed:20581206; UniProt-pubmed:20567260; UniProt-pubmed:17030794;~identified by MetaGeneAnnotator; putative), with translation MPTFETPQAISVTSRVDAGSIQFTASERTDTVVTVRPRSPKKDADVRAAGQTEVAYTNGVLTIRTPKPGLLGRSGVVEVTVDLPAGSHVDTTGAWTQVLGEGRLGEVRVKTSSGDVRLDATGPLTLAASHGSITVGRVDGPADISTSSGSLRVGTLGGTAVLKNSHGATAVEAALGELRVSGANGDIDIRRAESSVTATTAHGTLRVAEVARGTVQLETAHGAIEIGIREGTAAWLDVHSDNGQVRNTLTSAESPAEAEDTVKVHARTRYGTIDIRRARA
- a CDS encoding ABC transporter ATP-binding protein (ABC transporter ATP-binding protein [Streptomyces bingchenggensis BCW-1];~ABC transporter signature motif;~ATP binding site [chemical binding];~ATP-binding cassette transporter nucleotide-binding domain; cl17201;~COG1131 ABC-type multidrug transport system, ATPase component;~D-loop;~H-loop/switch region;~Q-loop/lid;~Walker A/P-loop;~Walker B;~daunorubicin resistance ABC transporter ATP-binding subunit; TIGR01188;~identified by MetaGeneAnnotator; putative), with amino-acid sequence MPSSVMPTPRSAADGRPSSTAISATGLRKAYGDKTVLDGVDLHIPAGSVFALLGPNGAGKTTTVKILSTLVTPDAGQARVAGHDLAAEPQAVRAAIGVTGQFSAVDGLITGEENLLLMADLHHLSRHEGRRVAAGLLERFDLVQAAKKPASTYSGGMKRRLDIAMTLVGDPRIIFLDEPTTGLDPRSRHAMWGIIRELVSGGVTIFLTTQYLDEADELADRIAVLNGGRIVAQGTAEELKRIVPGGHVRLRFSAPDVYQRAAADLRGAARDDEALTLRIPSDGSQRELRSVLDRLDAAGVEADELTVHTPDLDDVFFALTDGDATPHPAPQTRQTQNQARTQQEDAR
- a CDS encoding ABC transporter, permease (ABC transporter, permease [Streptomyces himastatinicus ATCC53653];~ABC-2 type transporter; cl11417;~identified by MetaGeneAnnotator; putative), coding for MSSLSLAARDTSTMLRRNLLHARRYPSLTLNLLLTPVVLLLLFVYVFGDVMSAGIADGGPDRSVYIAYIVPGLLLMTIGSTTIGTAVSVSNDMTEGIIARFRTMAIHRGSVITGHVIGSVLQAVLSVVLVGAVGVAIGFRSVDATPLEWLAAFGLLVLFALALTWIAVGMGMVSPNVEAASNNAMPLIFLPLISSAFVPIDAMPGWFQPIAEYQPFTPAIETLRGLLLGTEIGNNGWIAIAWCVGLTVLGYRWSKAVYNRDPK
- a CDS encoding pseudouridine synthase (16S rRNA uridine-516 pseudouridylate synthase and related pseudouridylate synthases [Translation, ribosomal structure and biogenesis]; COG1187;~Pseudouridine synthases, RsuA subfamily; cd02870;~RNA binding surface [nucleotide binding];~S4/Hsp/ tRNA synthetase RNA-binding domain; The domain surface is populated by conserved, charged residues that define a likely RNA-binding site; Found in stress proteins, ribosomal proteins and tRNA synthetases; This may imply a hitherto unrecognized...; cd00165;~identified by MetaGeneAnnotator; putative;~pseudouridine synthase [Streptomyces cattleya NRRL 8057 = DSM46488]), encoding MRSSSGRNSGNNGGSRGAKSGGRGNYRGAGNQRDERGQGQGQGQSAGRPRRTRPEERGYDVSMPSDERRGGGTGGGDRRGRGDAARGGAKGGPKQSPKRGGGWTAPARSREYDTRSEERNRERYADKPQIKTPKTFPGAEQEGERLQKVLARAGYGSRRACEELIEQARVEVNGEIVLEQGLRVADKDEIRVDGLTVATQSYQFFALNKPAGVVSTMEDPDGRQCLGDYVTNRETRLFHVGRLDTETEGIILLTNHGELAHRLTHPKYGVKKTYLAAITGPLPREVGKRLKDGIQLEDGYARADHFRVVEQTGKNYLVEVVLHEGRKHIVRRMLAEAGFPVDKLVRTAFGPITLGDQKSGWLRRLSNTEVGMLMKEVGL
- a CDS encoding segregation and condensation protein B (identified by MetaGeneAnnotator; putative;~segregation and condensation protein B [Amycolatopsis mediterranei U32]), giving the protein MLDGRQARLTQAALETLAVVAYRQPVSRSRVSAVRGVNCDGVMRTLLQRGLVAEAGAEPETGAILYRTTNYFLERMGLRGLDELPELAPFLPEAEAVEPDSLEGVPSFDPDADDSVGQPDEKTTEV